The sequence below is a genomic window from Lolium perenne isolate Kyuss_39 chromosome 7, Kyuss_2.0, whole genome shotgun sequence.
TTAAAATGTAAAAAAAACCTCAATAAGAACTTGGCGCATATATGTCAACATTATATATGTGTACGCCAAGTCTCGTAGAAAACTGACTTTTTTGTgtcctgtgtaaaaaagataaagtaATGTCTCGTGAAAAGATTTTTGAAGCATCAATTTGTTTTTGCACATGTTACAAAAAGGAAGCTCGCCAGTGATCGGTCGTCGTCACTCGCTCCCGCGTGGCCCTATATGGGCCTGGTTTTTCCGCCCAAACTGGAGTGTTGCTTTTTTTAAAGAAATGTACCGTGTTGTTTTCAGATTTGTAACAATTAGATAAAAAATTTGTTGTAAACTCACACGACATAATTTGTAAGATTTTTCTAAGTGATATGTTACGAAAATGTGTGTTTCTTGATACGTTGTAAACGGATGACTTTTTTGTTGTAATTATTTGTGATTTTTGGTGTAATTGTTTTAGTCATGGATACTTTTTTCGTAGAGACGTTGTATATGTTCGTTAGTTTTGTAACAAATGCGTATAAAAGTTATAGAGAAAGCATGTCAGAGATGTTGTAATGTTTAGTTGTAAATTATTTCTTAACAACTTTTGAATTATTTGCAAAAATATATTTTTTAGTTGTAAATAGTCTGTGGTTTTTGTGGATGATGTTTGCGACTTTTGTTGTAAACACCCAAATTATTTGTGGCCTGTGTTGctaattattgttgtaaatattTTACTGGTTTGTTCTAAAGATATTTCTGGAATGAAAGCAGACTTTTATTCTAAACATTCAAATAAAATAATGTTGGTTTTTGTTATTAATTATTGTTGTAAGTATGTTTCCGATTTGTTGTAAAGATATTATTGCATGGAAACTGACTATTATTGTAAACACCCaaataaaaaatattatttttgttgttaattattatTGTAAATATATTGATAATTTGTTGTACATATATGTGAAGATTTACTGTGAAAATTTTGTTgtaatactttttattttttgtgcaCAAAGCGGCGGGTTTTTGTTGCTATACTAAACAACGGGTTTTGTTGTAAATATCTGAAAGTTTGGGGGCAAAGGGAAACACGTGTTCGGTTTAAACTGATAGGCTTAGGACCGCGGGTTGATTTTCCAAAAACCAGGCGGCAAAATGCAAAAATTGGAATGCTGCTAATTCTGGACGCCGGATTACGATCGAACGGCGCTGGTACGACCGATCCCCACGCGCGGATCGGCCGACCGACCATACAAAAAATATCGATTTTCCATGAAACGACTTTCTACGCACATATACTATCGAGATGTACACGTCAGTTTTTTGTTCGGATTTTTATTGAGACTAGTTGAATgctcgtgcgttgccacgggtcatcaatatctattctatgacATGCAAAAATAATACATATAAAGTTTCTGGCGGTACCCAATACCATATTAATCATTATTTCAACAGCAACGCCTCTTTTATCGAAGGGAAGATCTTGCAGTTTGCATCCATCCGCGGCACATATGTATCAAGTATTCAAGGAAAATCCTTTTCTTTTCAAAAAGAACAGTATAATATCTAATATGGCAGCATATTCAATATTCCAAGGAAAGATTGTCAGCCTGATACCTCTCGCTAAAATACCTTAGAGAATCCACCATTGGCCCTAAAGATTCTAAGTGTTATACAACTCACACCAGCCTATGAGCATTTTTTCCTACCAATTTATTTTACTCTGTAGTAAAAAGTTGTCAAAGAACTTGTTTTAATTAACATCAGCAGGGTATTGCTCCTCTTCGCTGCAGAGTGGTGGCCTAGCTCTGAAAGATGTGTGCAACTCACCTTTTGATCGTTTCCCTGCTTCGCTATTATTAATGTatactactcgtgcaaccatattAGAGCGTATATGTGCAGCCCTTTTGCTGCTAAAAATTATGCCCCTAAAATTATTACCTGGCTTGTAAATGAGCCACAATTTCTCTGGCCACAGTTATGTGCTAATCAATCATGTCATGTAATATCAGATCAATGACATATGCTTTCAAAGTTCAAGGTACTAAGTTTTCTGAGAAAATGCGTGCACTATTTCCACTTTAACTCTCTTGTAACATCGCTACTAAAATTAAGAACTAAAAAGTTACATATTTCttgcccaaatatatcaacaaagATGAATTTTGAAATTAATTGGTTCTAGTTGCCAAGATAACTTAGATTGAAAAGGCTCCAAACATGTTACATATACCACTCAAGGccgaccgttgttgttgttgttgttgcacataATAGAGAGATAATTCCATGCCACCAGCCTCCATGCTTAGGTAGTTCTGAACCACCACTATCAGCATCACCAACAACAGTAAACACGCTAGCAGTGCTGCTGTAGTTAGCTAGCCAAGACGGAGGCTGAGCTAGGTTAAACGTGTAAATATGCCAAATGGATGCATATCACACTGATTGATCCTATCTCAGCTTACGTTTAGTGCAGGAACTGTGGTGCAATAGGTAATTCTTTGAGTTACTTTTAGCATCTTCAAGTGTCATTCTTCATAAAATCTCCCAACACATAGCACTCTTGGCATGTGAATTTTCTACAGAAAATTAATTTATAAGTTCATCTATGCTCGCAATGATCTAAAAAGGAACCATTCATAAGAAAGGAATAGTGTGTCCACATGTACGAGAGTATATTAGTAATGCATGCCAATTAACATGTTTAGGCTGGCCTTTAACTTTCTCTTTTTATAAATATTTGTCCGGTCTTTAATTTTCATTTTTCATGGATTGATATACTTGATGCATTATTCCAAAATCCTATGAATTTTAAGTACTGGAAGTTAATTACATGAACATAGGTGATCCGAGAAGAAAAAatcataataaagatagtgttatATAGAAAATCTTGTAAGCACATATGCAAAGAAATTCACAAACCTCGTGTAGAGAAGAAAAATGTCAAACTCTAATTTATAAGCTTCTCTACACAATGTATGTTAGCACTAATCGTGTCATGATGTATCTGCATATTTAGCTTTTCTTTGTTATGCATGTAACTTAGATGGTCTAGGGAGTAGCTAGTCGTTGAAGCTTCGGTGAGGTGCGTCGATGAGGCGAGATGCCGGGCTGCCAGGAGGTGCGGCAAGCAAGGCGAGATGCCAATAGCAGAGTGAAGCTGCAGCGCTGTGCGAAGCGGCATGGTCGTGTGAAGTGGCAATGCGTGAGGCCGGACCCAGTTCGGCTAGACCATGAGTTAGGAGCCGAGAGAATTGGTGAGTGTGTTAGTGCATGCATCACTTTGTTAGCTGAATGACCAAGTCAAGAGGAGCTGCACAAGTAGTGGGCGTGACCGTGCATGCAGCTAGTATTCAGTTAGTACGTGGTGTTAGTGCCGAGCGTGGCTCAGTCTATTTAAGGTTGTAAAGCATGTTTATTAGCTAATGAGAAGAGAAGTGAAAATGTAATATTTGATGGTACCAAGGGAGACAGACACGGCAAAGTTTGTTCTTCTTCCCTTGGCTGTATGTGTGCGTGTGTCCTAGGTGATAGAGACAAAAGTGAGATTAGAGTTCAGAGGTGAAGAAGAGAGACACGAGAGTTACAGGAAAAAGAAGATAGGGGTTGAGAGATTCAGCCCCAACAATGTCTATTTGGTAGAAAGAAAATGTCAAACATCAAAAGACTGTTGTTGGCAGAATACACGGTAAAGTGAAATATATGGTCGGCAGTACAACCTGTATTTTCTTAAACTGGATAATCAAAGGCAACTTCATATGGTAACGTACCAGCGGAGAAAATTTAGTGAAAGCCAGTCCTCTAGGTACTTACTGTAGTGTTCATGCTGCTCAACTTTTTCTCAACTTCGACTTGTGGAGTAGGTCTGCATAGCAAGATAGTGAACAAGTCAGGAAGTGCTTGATGTTTGCAGAAgcagtaagacttgcataggtaTTCATGGGGCATCATGCAAATTAATATGTTGAGTTGCTGACAATCAGCAGCCGAACAACACACTTTTTTACCAGGTAATAACACGGATCTAATTTAAAATTGTAAATAATTTTCAACTAAAATTGATGTTTAATTCTATTATACCAGATTCAAGTATACTTATAAAGGAACAAGAACCACATTTCAAATATAGCTGATGAGACCAATAAGAAACAACCATCACACAATACCACAGAATCCATGGGAAAATGATGGCTAGATCTTACTGGACATACCTTCGAAGGCCTGTGGATGTGCATCTTTTACTTCACAGAACATTTCATATGCTTCTTGAAGTTTGGTGTACTCTTCGTTCAATGAACTTTCACACTGCTAGCAATGCAAATTACATGTCATCTTTCAGTTGTATGTAAATTAGTAAATTAATCGAGAAACTGTAAGAATTTTGCGTGAATACCTCTTTGGAAGTGTTTGATAGTACTTTCAGCAAATGTGTGCCTGCACATGAAAATAAAATACTGAGCCTACATCCTAAATTAATATGAACATTTACTTTTCAGTAATCAGATATGGTGTAAGGCATAATTGTTCTTGCAAAGAGACAATTGTTAACTATGAGTACTATTCAAAGTTCACACGCGGTTACCTTTCCTTCTCCGCATAGTCTGAATATCTGTTGCACCACTGTAAGGGTTgagaaaagtgaaaaaaaagCAGCAAGGTTATGCGCTTCAAACTTCACAATTTGTGTAGTACCATAGAAAACACAGAGAGTTTCTGGAtttaacaaatcatgtatcgcatGAACAAATTCAAAACCAACAACTGTTGCAGAGGCTGACCTGAGTCTCATATAATAATTATTATGAAGTAACAGAGTTCAGTATGAACTGGTGAATTTTTATAGCATGCCAAATGGAAATCCGACAGGCATCACCAAACGAATATAGGTCACAGATTCAGCCGACAACATAGATGTCACAATAGAAAGTGACAAACTATAATTCACTACAAGTCTACAGACAAAACCGTCAGCACGAAGCACACACATATTAGGCTACTTGTTTTTAACGCTAGCACAAACAATTTCGGAGGTGAACACCAAGAAAATAGTTACCCGCACCTGGCGCTAAACTGCTTGCACATCTTCTGTCCATCCTGGATTTCTCCGCCCTTGATCAGCCGTAGAAGGCCCACTATCTCCCTCAAATCGCTGCATCGGTCACAAAAAGAACCCGCGCAAAGAAATTAAAATTTAGACAAGTAAAATCGAAGGAGAAAGTTTTGGACGTTCAACGGGAAGCGATGTAGAATATAGGGGACTTTCTCCCTTGTCATCATGCTTCTCACCACACCAACACTCGGTCGACGACAAACACGACGCTGAAGATCAAGACGAAGGAGAGGCGAGTCCCCAACTCGAGCTTCATCGGGAGCGCGGGCTCAAGAGGGCACCAGCAGAGCCCTCTTTGTCGACATATGCGACGGCGTGCCATCACAACGGAGGAAGACGATGGGAGCAAGGACGCGGGTCCTAGAGGGTGTGGTCACCGTCGCCGCCTCAGAGCGCGGGAGGAAGCGGCCTGGGTGAGGCCCGACTCTCCAAGATGCATGTCCCCGCTGGACCAGGAGATGCATCTGGCCCCCCGTGTCATATCCAGTCTGGAACAAACTCCTCTTTTCCAGAATCGGAATTTGGGACGGACAGGCCAAAGAGAAGATGAGCTGAGAGGGGAGAAGAACACGATTCATCTACCGCCGGCCAGCGATCTAAGGCTCCTCTACGATGGCGGCAAGGAGCTGGTGCAACTGCGGGCACTCTGAAACTCCCAGGCGGCGACCATGGGCGGAGAGCATGTGTGATTGTGGGCGGAGAGTAAGTCGTGATTGTGCGGGATTGGCAACAAATATCTGATGATATCATTCTTTGTATGACTTGCCTTATTACGTATGTAGAGAAAGGAAATACTATTATGGCAATTTGATTGAGAATCGCTTTGATTCCATATATCATACTCGGGGAGTAGTGAAAAAATGATCGGACAAAGCGGAGACTGTGAGATCAGATTGAACGGACAGGATGACTTCAATGACGACcatcaaagtgcgttgagtgtcaaacgaccaactctcatttaatagtaaagattttcAACTACGCTTAAAATACATTTCATAATCCGGGAGCATGTCAAAACGGCTTGTCTAAAAAAAAAAGGTGCAGATAGGTGGGCTCTATGTTCCCATCCGCATTCGGTGCTTGCTGAAACGGTGTTATGTGAGGCCGGTTGTTTCTTCAAAAAAAAAGAAGGTCCTTAACTGTACAATTCCTAGCCTTAGTTATTGTGATTTGTTTCCAACCATAATTCCTTAACTACAATTCCTTGCTGTAACTCAACACGGATGGCAACAAATCGTGACGATCACAATAGTAATTGAGAATCGGTCTACGCCCAAGGCCCAATCAATCCTCCACCATCCAGGATGATCGAGCTTTCGAAATTCAAACCGCGCGCGCCTCAGTTAATTGCGCGCGCCTCAGTTACGTCGTGATCTTTTTCAAAACGGCAACTCCGAAATCGCAAGAGATTTCGGAACAACCAGGATGCATACATGCAGGGTAGACGACGACTGCGGCGAGAAAAACGCAGAGGATCGAGGTCGTGCACTCGTGCGCTCGATCTGCACGTCGCCCGCGCGCTCTCCTTAAATACTGAACCCCTCCTCCACCCAGCCCACCATCACCACAACCCTGCCAAACCCCGCAAAGCCTCAACCACCGTCGCTCCTCATCTCGTCCGCGACCATGTCATCGCCGGCGCCTGAGAGGAGGCGCTCCACGCGGCAGCGGCCCAAGCTGTCCTACGCCGACGCGGACTCCGACGCCGAGCCCGAGCGCGGTGGGAAGCGCCGCCGCAATGCGGCGGTGAAGCCGGGTACCCGCAAGAGCGGCCCCGCCAAGGGCGAGCCGAAACGGAGGCGGCGCTTGGCGGAGGAGGGTGACGcgatcgacgacgacgacgacatgtGCGCGTCGGAGCCGGACGCGGAGGAGATGCAGATggcggaagaggaggaggaggccgccgcGCTGGAGGCGGCGGAGCGGGCCAAGGCGGGGACGCTTCGCACcatcaggaggaagaggagggtgGCGACGAGGCCGGTGAGCaagcagaaggaggaggaggaggacgcctccGAGGCCGAGGACCACTTCGTCGGCGTCGACCCGATACCAGACGACGAGGCGCGGCGCCGGTGGCCCGAGAGGTACAAACCCAAGGTAATACCTCCATCCATCGATCCCAGCCTCTCATCGTGCAGATAGATCCTATCCTAGGCATGTTCTTCCATATCTTTATAAATTATTATTACGATGGCTGAAGATAATCACATCTACCTTTATTTTCTTTGCAGGATTCTGACCATCCACAACTTACTACTAATAAGCGTAAAAAGCGGTATGCATGCACCTGTTTGTGCCACTGTAATTCATACGCCTCAATTTGAGGTGCTTTTATCTAACACGTACACGCGCGCTAACTGAAACCCTTGTACATGTTGTCTCTGCATGCAGGTCTAATGCGCCGGAGGAGGAAAAGGAGAAGCGTGCTCGGTGCCACTACAGATCTGCTATCGTGGAAGGTGTCAATTTTGATCTGGGCGATGATGTCTACATCCGGCCGGTAAACAACCGTGATCACCTAGCCACTTTCAGGATCGATTGCCATTATGCATTTATCCTTTTGCTAGAGCATTCATAAATGCATGGTTCTAGTGCACCTAGATGACTAGTGCAGCTCGTTATGTTAGGTCCTCAAGTCCTTTCTGTTTCATGCATTGTTGGTGCAAGCATGCAAGTAAACCAGCAGGTTCCTAGCCTATACTAATTCTGTACAATGCTGAATTCAGTTTATACCTGTGCTATATTGTGTAGGATAATCACctcgaatttttttttttttttcacctAGAAAAAATGATGTGTAGGATAAAGATATGTGTGTAAATCAGGTTCTGAATGTGCTGAACCATAAGAGCCTGGGTGTACACTAGGACCTACGTATTTCTCTGTTGGGTTCCTTTTCGCACAGCCCTTCTAGTGTACTCCACTAGATATTGTCCACTCATTAGAAACTTGCTATGTGCTCCTCTGCTCTTCATTTGTAATAAGGTCCAGCTTTGGAGGAGCTCCTCTGCACACTCATTTTCTCTCTTCAGTTGTTATGCTATTTTTGTTTGCGGGGAAGCTTGTTATGCTAATTGCTCAAGTCCTTTCTGTTTCGTGCACTGCTGGTACACGCATGCAAGTAACCAGCAGGTTCCTAGCTTGTAATAATTCTGTACTGTACTATACAATGCTAAATTCAGTGTATGCCTGTGCTATACTGTTTTCGATCATGAGGATAAAGATTATGTGTGTAAATCGAGTTTTAGTGTGCTGAACCTTCAAGCATAGTTGGACACTAGGACTACATATTTCTCTGCTTGGTTCCTTTTCGCACAGCCCTTCTAGTCTACTCCACTAGATATTGTTCTCTCATTAGAAACTTGCTCTGTGCTCCTCTGCACACTCATTTTCTCTCATCAGTTGTTAAATTTTACTGTCTTCTGTGTTATTTAGCTTTCTAAGAAATGCCCTGAATGTTTTTGCACTGTTTTCGTTTCTTTTGTGCAGACCATTGAGGGTCAAATATTCTAGTTTACTCTTCTGCATTTTATCTTGTTGGGTCGCTCTACTTCAACCAACAATGGTAATCATGTTATTGTTGTTTTGAGTGGCTGCAGGCTGGTGATGGCGAGGATGATTACATTGGAAGGATTACCGAAATTTTCCAAGAAATTGAACGTGGATCATATTTCTGTTGCCGTTGGTTTTACCGTGTGGCTGATACGGTATGTGTCAAGCATGTTGTGTTCTTTTTTTTTCTAAATACACTTCAGCTTGTGTCTAAGACCAATTTGCAGGTTATCACATCCAATGTGTGGAacgttcctgatcatgaacatgatcataagcGTGTTTTCCTTTCAGAGGAAAAGGATGATAACCTGGTTGGGTCAATTATCTCGAAAGTAAATATTACTTATGTTGGCCCAAACGTAAGTGTTTCACTCATTCTTTCAATTTAATGAATGTGTGCTACATATTACCTCCCATTTTTCTGCTGATTTTTACACTTTGCTTTATGGTGAAACAACTGCAGTTGACACAACCAGAAAAAGCTGAGCTTATATCAAAGTGTGATTTGTATTATGATATGGCGTATTCAGTGGCATATTCCACATTTGCCAATGTGCCACCaggtaatcatctctagttgtttTTTTTTATGTTGCCATCATCATACTTTTCTTTTTGTTGCCTGTATGCAACTTATATTAAAACTAAAATAACATAGAATCGTATGGTCTGAGCATAATTTTTTATTAAAGCGGTACAATACGTTACTTGTTTTGATCATCTGAACTTCAATTGCTAAAGTAAAAATTCATAAATATTGTATACCATGATATTTTCTTCGTGTTTGTTGATGACGTAATCTTTTGTAGAAAATGTTGACCCAACAGGCAGCGAAACGACATCAGATATTTCTTCTGACAATGTTGACTCTTCTAAGGAAAAACCAGTTGCTGATCTTGTGGTATCACCTGATGCACAAATGGAAACAGCAACACTACTGGATCTATACTCTGGCTGTGGTGCCATGTCAACCGGGCTTTGCATGGGTGCTCCATTGTCTGGCTTAAAATTGACTACTGTAAGTTTTCTGCTTAGTAGTTTTAGGACTTTCATTGGCCTGAAATTACTGTAATAATTGACAATCTAATTATTATTGTCTTGTGCAGAAATGGGCCGTAGACATGAACAAATATGCTTGCGACAGTCTAAAGCACAACCACCCACGTGCACAGGTACTAACTGCAATTGCACTAAATCACATTCCTTGTTTCACCACACATGATAGCTTGTATGATTTAACCTCTAATTTGTAGGTACGAAATGAGAAGGCCGAGAATTTTCTTAAACTCCTTCAGGAGTGGGATATACTTTGTAAGGAATATGCTGTCCATAATAGCACTTCTCTACCGCGGATTTCGAATGATAATGAAGATGACGAAAACGGAGTAAATGAATCTCTTTCGGAGGGTACATTTGAGGTTGAGAAGCTTGTTGATATATGCTACGGTGATCCAAATAAAACTAAAACAGATGGCTTGTGTTTTAAGGTACTGCAGGATCTATCGTTAGAGTTTCTATTTCTGTAATTCTATTGGATTTAGCGGTTACTTTTATTCTTTATCTTGTATATTTAGTTATGTACTATATTTGTTAATTTAGAACATTCGTACGTAAAGTTTGGTtgacgatatatatatatatatatattatttatatAGGTACGGTGGAAAACATATGATTCTAGTCATGATACCTGGGAGCCCCTTGATGGCCTTAGGTTGGTATCTGCTTCATTACAATCctctttattttcttttttcaatATATCTTACCCTACTTAACATTTCAGAGATTCTCCGGAAGCTATTAAAGAATTTGTGGAGAGTGGATATAGGGAATCCATTTTACCCTTGCCTGTAAGTACATCCATCCTTCTTCCTTTTGGGATCTTGATCTTGTGCTACCTATTAATGTATTTCTAATTCCAAAGGGCCATGTGGATGTTATTTGTGGTGGTCCCCCCTGCCAAGGAATTAGTGGCTTCAATAGACACCGGAAGCATAAAGATCCGCTGGCAGATGAAAAAAACAAACAATTGCTTGTGTTCATGGACATTGTCAACTACCTCAGACCTAAATACGTTCTTATGGAGAACGTTGTAGATATTTTGAAGTTTGCAGAGGGATTTCTTGGTCGTTATGCCCTGAGCCGACTTGTCGCCATGCGTTACCAAGCTAGACTTGGAATGATGGTTGCAGGACGTTATGGGCTACCACAGTTTAGGATGCGAGCCTTTCTGTGGGGAGCTCTACCTTCCGTGGTCTCTCTCTTTTCATATGCTCTTTTTTTTACCTTGTAACACTATTGCTAAGAATGTTTATATGGTAATGTAGGTACTTCCAAAGTTCCCCCTTCCCACACATGATGCTATTAATCGAGGACAACACGAGCCAACTGAATTCACGGTACGAGAATACATTACTAGCACtatgttattattattattactattatTATGTCTTGCTAAAATGATGTTCTGTTATCAGCAATGTCTAGTTGCATGTGATGAAAATGAATCTAAGGACTTGGAGAACGCTCTTTGTCTTAGGGACGCCATAGATGATTTACCGAAGGTAGGCAATGACTGTTTTCGTTGTATGCTGGGGTCATTTTAAAGTGCTGCCTGACCATTTGTGAACTTCTATCTCGTTATAAATGATATTGTTTTTCTTCAGGTTGAAAACCATCAACCTGAAGACATTATTGCATATAAAAGTGGACCCAAAACAGATTTACAACGCTATCTCCGTCTCAACCGTAATGGTAAGCCCATATTTATGTAATGAGTTTTCAATTCATTTCTTATACCTTTCAAAGAATATACAGTGTCATGTATTTCTTGTATTTTCAGTCATGTTGGTGGTTCAATGATGTTACGTTGCCATAGTTTTCAACATTTATTGTGTGTCTTTGCAAGTGAATTTCTTTATTAAGTCTCTATTGTGAGTTACCTTGCTCTGTTATTCATTTTAAGACATGAGGGATGACTCGGTTGGAGATGCCCCTCCAAAGGAATGCCAGCTATTCGATCATCAGCCGCTTCAACTGAATAAGTATGATTATGAAAGAGTGAAGCAGATTCCCCAAAAAAAGGTAAGTTAAGGCTGAACCCGTCATTCTTTTTGTCTACCATAACCTGTAATTTCTAAGCAATTATTGTATTCCAGGGGGCAAATTTCCGCGACTTGAAAGGTGTCAGGGTTGGAAAAAATAAAACCGTTGAGTTTGATCCGAATATTCCTCGTCAATATCTTTCGCCGGGGAAGCCTTTGGTAAACCTGTTGTTGTTTAACCAGTTGTAACAATGTGTATATTACCCATGTTTTAATCACCCTTGCTTCTCCTGTAGGTCCCTAATTATGCTATGAAGTTCTGCAAGGGCAAGTCACTGAAGTAAGCATACTGACTGAATGTGTCGTATTATTAGTAGAATACTATCAATAATCCTTGTTGTCTTGCTTTGCAGACCATTTGGACGCCTGTGGTGGGATGAAACCGTCTCGACTGTTGTGACCAGAGCCGAGCCTCACAACCAAGTATGATATTGATAAAACTTTCGGTCCTTGTGTGATTCTTTAACCTGCCAATATATTTTGTTTGATGGCTACTTTTTTGCATGCAGGCTATTTTGCATCCCAAGCAGGACAGAGTTCTGACCGTTCGAGAAAACGCAAGGCTGCAGGGCTTCCCGGATTACTACAGGCTGTCTGGCCCCATAAAACAAAAGTGAGTTGACCTAGTATGTTGACATCTGACGTAGTGCATCAGATAGAATAGACCATCACTAGATTGGTTTCTGCAAGGACAGTagatttggaccttctttgttctCAAGCTTAGTTTTATGTTGTGCATTTTTTACACAGATATATCCAAGTTGGGAATGCTGTCGCTGTTCCCGTTGCCCGAGCCCTGGGGTGTTCACTCGGAGAGGCATACCAGCAGGGTGAATTCAGTGGAGACCAGAGC
It includes:
- the LOC127319197 gene encoding DNA (cytosine-5)-methyltransferase CMT1; this encodes MSSPAPERRRSTRQRPKLSYADADSDAEPERGGKRRRNAAVKPGTRKSGPAKGEPKRRRRLAEEGDAIDDDDDMCASEPDAEEMQMAEEEEEAAALEAAERAKAGTLRTIRRKRRVATRPVSKQKEEEEDASEAEDHFVGVDPIPDDEARRRWPERYKPKDSDHPQLTTNKRKKRSNAPEEEKEKRARCHYRSAIVEGVNFDLGDDVYIRPAGDGEDDYIGRITEIFQEIERGSYFCCRWFYRVADTVITSNVWNVPDHEHDHKRVFLSEEKDDNLVGSIISKVNITYVGPNLTQPEKAELISKCDLYYDMAYSVAYSTFANVPPENVDPTGSETTSDISSDNVDSSKEKPVADLVVSPDAQMETATLLDLYSGCGAMSTGLCMGAPLSGLKLTTKWAVDMNKYACDSLKHNHPRAQVRNEKAENFLKLLQEWDILCKEYAVHNSTSLPRISNDNEDDENGVNESLSEGTFEVEKLVDICYGDPNKTKTDGLCFKVRWKTYDSSHDTWEPLDGLRDSPEAIKEFVESGYRESILPLPGHVDVICGGPPCQGISGFNRHRKHKDPLADEKNKQLLVFMDIVNYLRPKYVLMENVVDILKFAEGFLGRYALSRLVAMRYQARLGMMVAGRYGLPQFRMRAFLWGALPSVVLPKFPLPTHDAINRGQHEPTEFTQCLVACDENESKDLENALCLRDAIDDLPKVENHQPEDIIAYKSGPKTDLQRYLRLNRNDMRDDSVGDAPPKECQLFDHQPLQLNKYDYERVKQIPQKKGANFRDLKGVRVGKNKTVEFDPNIPRQYLSPGKPLVPNYAMKFCKGKSLKPFGRLWWDETVSTVVTRAEPHNQAILHPKQDRVLTVRENARLQGFPDYYRLSGPIKQKYIQVGNAVAVPVARALGCSLGEAYQQGEFSGDQSPLFKLPANFIPAPQARVARLPRGSSAGEVVEEE